Below is a window of Flavobacterium sp. CFS9 DNA.
TTTCAATATCGAATTTATCAAGTAAAGACTCGTAAACCAATTTCTCCGGATTCAGTTTTAACTTGTAAATAAAATTTTTATAATACGATTTTATTGCTTCAACGTAATGCTTGTTGTCCTGCACTTCCGCAAAAATTTCGTTTTCAAAATCAATCAAATTTCCGTGAGTATCTCTCACGGTAACAAACTGTAAAAAAGCATCCAACGAAGAATTTTCCGTAACAAATGTAAACTTCAAGGAATTCAATTTCTCCAGATTTTCTCTTGAAACATCCAGTCCGATCCACATCCTGTGATCAGATATTTTACAATGCACCGGCAAGCGATTCACATTTTTGAAAGAATCTATCAATAACGAATCATACAACTGAAAACCAACTTCTCCTTCTATGATGCTTTCGTTGGTAAAGGGAGTAAAATGAATATCATAATCAACATTGGTTGCGAAAGTCGATTTTATAATGAATTCGGCATCACTGTCCAGTACCACAATACCATTTGTTGCTGCTGTACTTGCTAAAGCATGAGCCGGCATAGGTAAATTCCATTGACTTGGTACAATTTCCTGAGCAATGCGTTCAATAATTTTATTATCCGATTCGATTCCTTCGTGATACAAATAATAAAGTTCATGAACAAAAACGTCTAATAACATCATGACCAAAGGGTCGGCCATGTTAATATTTTCAATTCCCCAGATCTCTAAACACTTCTTTTGTATTCTGTTTTTTATTTCAATAAACTTAACGTCTTTCATATTTTGTACTATTGAGAAATTGGGCTTATATTCAATTTTGTGTGAAAACTAAATGGCATCAGACTTTCGATAATGTCTCCTTTTACGACTATGTTTGCTTTTCTTCTTATGCTTGATCCCAGCTCTGTATTATCAATTTCATCTAACGAAATAGTGACCTCACTTAAGGTTAATCTCCTCTCAAATTCAGCAATCGACTTTAACAGGGATTTTCTAACTAAATCCTCCCAATCTCTTTTCTTTATATGCTGATTAAACTCCAAATCCCAGATGACAGATCCGTAATTTGGGATCTCCGGAATCTCTCCGAATGAAGTGGTAATAATCATCATAATGTTATAAGCAATCGATTCTTCTATCTTACAAAAATTATCCTGTGAACCTCTCACCAAAGACTTAAAATTAACAGGGTATTTCAGGTATTTCATCTTTTGTCGAAATTAAGTTGTTTTTTCTAAAACTAAAGCTTTAATTTTTAAATTTAACACATTGCTACAAAACTCCAAATAAAATACTTACAAATCAATATTATTTTAAAGTATTTTTTTACTAGTTTTACAAAATCAACTAAAAATCTTATAAAATTATGAGCATGTTCAATTATGGTATTGGTGGCAATGAAGTAAAAGTTGACGCCAGTGAATCAATTTTGGAAATCCCTTCAAACAGAACATTACTAATTCAAAAACTTACAAATGAGCAGCCGGTTGGCCCCGAAGCTGTCTATGATTTGCAGACTGTAGAAGCGGTTTTTGAGAAGTACAAACCTAGCGTAGACTTTGAATTTACAACGGAACAGGGTTCCGATTTAAACGAATCGATGGTCTTCCAAAACTTAGGAGATTTTGGAGCAAAATCTATAAAAGAAAACAGTCCTTTTCTTAATAAATTAAACACTGAAAAGGAACAAGCGTACAAAATTGTTCGCCAACTTTCGAGCAACAGAGCTTTAATAAAAGCGATCCAGGATCCGGCAGTTAAAGAAGCAGTAATCGAATTACTTCAAAACGCTAAGAACGAAATTAACAACAACAAACAGTAAATATGGCAACTCAAACTAAAGAACAAAAAGTTCAAGGTTCTTCAAGCGAACAATTAGTACAAGAATCACCAAGCAAAATAAACCTGTTAAACGAATATGGAGGTTTTGCTTTCCTAGAAAACGTAATCGACGGATTATCAAACTTAAACCCAACCAGAAAAGCCAGAAAAAATATCTTTCTTAACGATGCTCAATGGGAAAGTGAGAGAACAACTCTTAATAACAGACTTGATTTGTGGCTGGATTTACTAAAAGGAAATGATTCTGTTGAATCAATGATCGAAGTGGCCAATGCAAAAGCAACATCAGCAGATGCAACATTAAATAAAAACCTGAAATACGCCTTAAATACTACAAGAGAACTAGAAACATCATACCGTAGTGTTGCTTTATTCTACAAAAACGCCGAAAGCGACAAAATCAAGAACGTAACGATCGTAAACGCCGATTTATCACAATTAAAAGATTTAGACAACACTTTGTTTATTGATTATGTTTCGAATGAATTAAAACAAAATTTTGACCGTCTTGATTTGAGAAAAAACTACTCTATACTTTCAGTTCCGGGATATTTAGGTTCTAATGCTGTTTTAGAAAAATGGTCTAAAATTGCTCACGAAAATAAAACTGTCTTACTAACTGACTTCCAAGATCTTGAAACTCCGGATGATGTTATCGATATCTTCTTCAATGCAAATCATACAGGTGGTGATGTGTACAAATCAAACACGATCATGACTTGTAACTATTTGTTGGGAAGAAGTAAAAATAACGAAGTTGGAGAAGAAGACAATCTTTATGTACCACCATCCACTTCTTTAGCAGGTAAAATCTACAAAACATTGATGTCTCAGGTAGTTGCCGGTAAAAAATTCGGAGGTTTAAACGAAGTAGAAAGCGTTCGTTTTGACCTGAAGAAAAGTGAAATCTCAGAAATTGAAAAAATGGGATTGGTACCAATGGTTAATGAGTACAGCAAAATTATGGCTTTCTCTGCCAAGACATTATTCAACGGAGACAATTTAGGTTTACAAACGTATTCTGTAGTGCGTGTATTTGACCATATTACCAAAGTACTTTTCGATTTCTTAAACAGAAGAGCATTCGAAAACTGGACTACCAGAACTGAAGCCGATTTAAGAAGCCAAATCATTAAGTTCCTTGACGGAATCAAAGGACCAACTAATCTTATTGAGAAGTTTACCGTAATGAAAATTGAGCAGGATAAAACTCAAAAAGACAGAATCTTACTAGACATCCACATCACACCATACTTCCCGGCTAAAAGTTTCGTAATTCAATTAGACGGACACAAAGGAGATGGTCCAGAAGAAGCTGTTTGGCATAGTGATTACAAACAGGTTTAATTACATTTCTACCCTAAAATCTACCCCAAAAAATTAATCTTTTGGGGTTCTTTTTTTTAAGCTGTATCCTAACTTATATTAATAAAAAATGCTACTAAACGAAATAAAATTAGAGCAATACACTCTTCATCGTTTATGATAGTAGTTCTTTTAAGAAATAGACTATATTCGTTATTAATTAAACCTAAATCAGGTCTAATTTTCAACAAACAAATTAAATAAGGCAATGGAAGAGCTTCTTGCATTTATAAATACTTTTCAGGCACTGGATCAAGAGACCGAAAAGGCTATAAAAGACTCCTTTAAAGAAGAATTTTATAAGAAAAATGAAGTTATTATAAATGAAGGACAAATTTGTCCAAAACTTTACTTTATAAAATCCGGCTCAGTGCGAAGATTTTTTTATAATGACGGAGAGGATGTAACTAAATGGATTTATACTGATCACCAATTCATCACTTCATTGAGTAGTTTCTTTGAACAGAAACCATCATTTGAGCTTTTTCAGGCATGTGAGAATACCATACTTTATTCATTATCTTACACAGATGAGCAAATTCTATTAGAATATCCTTTATTTTCAAAATTCTATATCAAGCTAC
It encodes the following:
- a CDS encoding Crp/Fnr family transcriptional regulator; protein product: MEELLAFINTFQALDQETEKAIKDSFKEEFYKKNEVIINEGQICPKLYFIKSGSVRRFFYNDGEDVTKWIYTDHQFITSLSSFFEQKPSFELFQACENTILYSLSYTDEQILLEYPLFSKFYIKLLRIYLSKLNEFHHYYKSMNAQDKYFYLLNSFPPIIAKSKLKHIASLIGVSQETLSRIRSSIN
- a CDS encoding GPW/gp25 family protein; translated protein: MKYLKYPVNFKSLVRGSQDNFCKIEESIAYNIMMIITTSFGEIPEIPNYGSVIWDLEFNQHIKKRDWEDLVRKSLLKSIAEFERRLTLSEVTISLDEIDNTELGSSIRRKANIVVKGDIIESLMPFSFHTKLNISPISQ
- a CDS encoding DUF5458 family protein, whose product is MATQTKEQKVQGSSSEQLVQESPSKINLLNEYGGFAFLENVIDGLSNLNPTRKARKNIFLNDAQWESERTTLNNRLDLWLDLLKGNDSVESMIEVANAKATSADATLNKNLKYALNTTRELETSYRSVALFYKNAESDKIKNVTIVNADLSQLKDLDNTLFIDYVSNELKQNFDRLDLRKNYSILSVPGYLGSNAVLEKWSKIAHENKTVLLTDFQDLETPDDVIDIFFNANHTGGDVYKSNTIMTCNYLLGRSKNNEVGEEDNLYVPPSTSLAGKIYKTLMSQVVAGKKFGGLNEVESVRFDLKKSEISEIEKMGLVPMVNEYSKIMAFSAKTLFNGDNLGLQTYSVVRVFDHITKVLFDFLNRRAFENWTTRTEADLRSQIIKFLDGIKGPTNLIEKFTVMKIEQDKTQKDRILLDIHITPYFPAKSFVIQLDGHKGDGPEEAVWHSDYKQV